AGACAAACTATTAATTCAGCATTTACTAAATCAAGTTTTGATAAAGATAAATATATTGAAATAATTACTTCTAAAAGAGATAATATGATAAAATTAAAAGCTCAGATGATAGAAGATATTTATAAAGTTTTAACAGACAAACAAAAAGAACAAGTTAAAGTATTATTGGACTTAAGAACTAATAGATAAAAAGGATAAATTTTGATTAAAATTGCGATGGTAGAAGATGACATTCAATTAGCTGATCTTTTAACACAATACTTAAAGCAATTTAATATTGAAGTTACGAACTTTGAAGAGCCATTTTTGGCTCTTTCAAGTTTAAGAATACATAAATATGATTTGCTTATTTTAGATTTAACACTTCCTGGAATGGATGGACTTGATGTATGTAAAGAAGTAGTAGAAAAGTTTAATATACCTATTATTATTTCAAGTGCAAGAAGTGATATTACAGATAAAGTTACAGCTTTACAATTAGGTGCAGATGATTACTTACCAAAACCATATGATCCAAGAGAATTAGAAGTTCGTATAAAGACAATTCTTCGAAGATATAATCAAAATAATGAAGATGTAAAAGAAGATAAGAAAAAACTTTTTAAACTTAATATTGAAAAAAGAGAGATAACAAAAAAAGATAAATACATAAAATTGACAGCTGCTGAGTATGAAGTTTTATCTTTATTAATAACAAGAGAAGGTTTTGTTGTAACAAGAGAAGAGATTTTTGATAATTCTGATTTATTAAATCATGATTATGAGAGTTCTGGATCTTTAGCTGTTATTATCAATAGAATTAGGCAAAAAATTGAAGATAACCCAAAAGAACCAATTTATTTACAAACTATAAGAGGAATGGGGTATAAATTTTTACAATGAATAGAGAATCAATATTTTTTACAATTACAGTAAGTTTTTTTATATCAGTTATTTTAGTAATAGCAAGTTTTACTATTTTGATGACTCACAATTATCAAAATAAAGAAGAACAATTACTTGAAAAATATATACCAATAATTAAAATGGTTGTAAGACAACATAATAGAGGTATAGTAGATGAAGGCTTTTTAAAAACTCTTGAAGAAATTAACTATACAATGTTTACAAGCAAAGAACAAATAAACAAAATAACTTATAATCCTAAAACAAAAGTACTAGTAGAAAAAAAGAATTTTAGAAATAGAACTGTATTTAGGGTGTTAAAATTAAAAGATAAAAATTATATCTATATGAAAAAACATAGAAAAAGTTTATTAATTAGAGATAATATTCCCCATGCAAATTTAACTCAATTATATATTATTCTTGTTTTTGGAATAGTTATTATAACAATTGTATTGATGTATTTGATAACTTTAAGAAAGTTGATGCCTTTAAAAATATTAAAAGATAAAGTAAAACATTTAGGTGATGAAAATTTTGATTTTGAGTGTTGTGATACAAATAGAAAAGATGAAGTTTCCCAATTGGCTTTAGAGTTTAAAAATACTGCAATAAAATTAAAGAGTATAAAAGAAGCAAGGAATGTTTTTATTAGAAATATTATGCATGAATTAAAAACACCAATTACAAAAGGGAAATTTTTAGTAGAAATAAAAAAGACTGAACATACAGCTGATAATTTAAGAGAAGTATTCAATAGATTAGAATTACTAATAAATGAATTTGCTTCAATTGAAGAGCTTATCTCTTCAAGTAAAAATATTGAAAAAAACTATTATTATATAGATGATATCGTTGATAATGCAATTGATATTTTGATGATAGATAATGAAAATGTAGAACAAAAATATGAAAATAAAAAAGTGTTTGTAAATTATAAACTATTTTCTGTCGCAGTTAAAAATATAATTGATAATGCAATAAAATATTCAAAGGATAAAAAAGTTACTATTAAATCTGAGGGCGAAAATATAATCTTTGAAAATAAAGGAGTAATGCTCAAACATGATTTAAAGTCATATTATGAACCTTTCTTTGGTTCCAATGAAAATAACTCAAACTCTTTTGGCTTAGGTTTATATATTGTTTTTAATATCTTAAAAGCAAATGGATATAAATTAGAGTATGAATACATAGATGATACTAATATATTTAAGTGTATAAAGGAAGAGATATCTACGAAATAGCAATTATAGGAGCGGGTGCTAGTGGTTTAATGTTGGCATCTTCTTTAAAAAATAGAAAAACTTGTATTATTGAGACAAATGATAAAATTGCTCAAAAAATAAAAGTAAGTGGTGGAGCTAAGTGTAATATTACAAATAGTTTAGTTACCTGTGATAATTATCTTGGTAATAAAGATTTTATTAAAAAAGTATTAAGAAATTTTTCAAATGATGACTTACTTAAATTTTTAAATTCAAATGGTGTTTATCCAAAAATTAATCCAAAATTAGTAAAAGGAACATATTTTTGTAAGAGTTCACAAGATGTAATTGATATGTTTACAAAACTAACTACACATGTAAAAAAAATATTAAATACAAAAGTAGTTGATATTGATTTTAAAGATGAGGTTTTTATAATAAAAACTTCAAATACTATTATTAAAGCTAAAAAATTAGTAGTAGCTAGTGGTGGATTATCTTATGCTTCTTTAGGTGCTAGTAGTCTTGCATATGATATTGCAAAAAAATTTGGACATGATGTTTCAAAACTTGACCCAGCTTTGGTAGGATTTACTGTTCAAAAAGAGCAGTTTTGGTTTAAAAAGTTAAGTGGTTTATCAATTATGGCAAGAGTAAAAGTAGAAGATAAGATTTTTAATGGCTCTCTTTTATTTGCACATAAAGGTTGTTCAGGACCACTTATTTTAAATAGCTCACTTTATTGGAAAAAAGGAAAAATAAGTTTTGATTTTTTACCAAAACAAAATTATAAAGAGCTACTAAAATCAAATGCATTAATTAGCTCAAAACTTCCACTTCCAAAAAGATTTGTACAAGAGTTCTTAGAATCTATTAAAGTAAAAGATAAATCGTGCAATACTTTGACTAAGGAAGAGTTAGAAGCTTTAAGTATAATTCATAATTATGAATTATCACCAGCAGGAAACTTTGGATATACAAAAGCAGAAGTTACAAAAGGTGGGATTAATACAGATGAAATTGATGTAAATTCTATGGAAAGTTTAAAACAAAAAAATCTTTATTTTTTAGGTGAATGCTTAGATGTAACAGGTGAACTTGGTGGATATAATTTTCAATTTGCATTTTCAAGTGCAATAACTTGTGCTAGAAATATATAATTTTTTTATTTATAAAATGACTAATACGATATAAATGTTAATTACAATACAATTTTAAAAATTAAAATAAAGATTTTAAATGAGAATAGCGTTTATTGGTGATATTGTAGGCAGACCTGGAAGAAAAATAATAAAAGATAATTTACAAACAATAAGAAAAAAGTTTGAAATTGATTATGTAATTGCAAATGCAGAAAATGCTTCTCATGGTTTTGGCTTAACAATTAAAAATTGTGATGAGTTATTAAAATGCGGGATTGATATTATAACAGGAGGTAATCACTCTTTTGATAAGAAAAAAGAGATGATAGCTTTGCTTGAAACAAAACCTGTGTTAAGACCTGATAATTATCCTTTGGGATTAGTAGGAAGTGGTGTAAAAGTAGTTGAAATAAATGGTGAAAAATTAGCGGTTATAAACTTAATGGGACAGTTTTCAATGCCTACTGTTGAAAATCCTTTTAATTGGGCAAAAAAGTTAATACAATCATTACATGAAGAAAATGTTAAAAATATATTTATTGATTTTCATGGAGAAGCTACAAGTGAAAAAAGAGTAATTTTCATGATGCTTAAAGGTCAAGTTAGTGCGATTTGCGGTACGCATACTCATGTAAGTACAGATGATTTACAAATTGAAAATTCAACAGCATATTTAACTGATATTGGATTAACAGGTTGTAGGGATAATGTAATAGGAATGGATAGCAAAGTCCCAATTTTAAAAGCTACAACAGGACTTGGAGGGCACTTTCAAATTCCAAGTTCATGCAAATCAATTTTACAAATGATGGTAATTGATATAGATGATGGAAAAGCAATAAATGCCTTTAAAATAAAAAAACTATGTAATAAACAAGAGTTAATAATAACAGATGCAATCACTGAGTAATTCATATGAGCTTTTAGAGTTTCTAA
The window above is part of the Malaciobacter marinus genome. Proteins encoded here:
- a CDS encoding response regulator transcription factor gives rise to the protein MIKIAMVEDDIQLADLLTQYLKQFNIEVTNFEEPFLALSSLRIHKYDLLILDLTLPGMDGLDVCKEVVEKFNIPIIISSARSDITDKVTALQLGADDYLPKPYDPRELEVRIKTILRRYNQNNEDVKEDKKKLFKLNIEKREITKKDKYIKLTAAEYEVLSLLITREGFVVTREEIFDNSDLLNHDYESSGSLAVIINRIRQKIEDNPKEPIYLQTIRGMGYKFLQ
- a CDS encoding ArsS family sensor histidine kinase: MNRESIFFTITVSFFISVILVIASFTILMTHNYQNKEEQLLEKYIPIIKMVVRQHNRGIVDEGFLKTLEEINYTMFTSKEQINKITYNPKTKVLVEKKNFRNRTVFRVLKLKDKNYIYMKKHRKSLLIRDNIPHANLTQLYIILVFGIVIITIVLMYLITLRKLMPLKILKDKVKHLGDENFDFECCDTNRKDEVSQLALEFKNTAIKLKSIKEARNVFIRNIMHELKTPITKGKFLVEIKKTEHTADNLREVFNRLELLINEFASIEELISSSKNIEKNYYYIDDIVDNAIDILMIDNENVEQKYENKKVFVNYKLFSVAVKNIIDNAIKYSKDKKVTIKSEGENIIFENKGVMLKHDLKSYYEPFFGSNENNSNSFGLGLYIVFNILKANGYKLEYEYIDDTNIFKCIKEEISTK
- a CDS encoding NAD(P)/FAD-dependent oxidoreductase, which translates into the protein MLASSLKNRKTCIIETNDKIAQKIKVSGGAKCNITNSLVTCDNYLGNKDFIKKVLRNFSNDDLLKFLNSNGVYPKINPKLVKGTYFCKSSQDVIDMFTKLTTHVKKILNTKVVDIDFKDEVFIIKTSNTIIKAKKLVVASGGLSYASLGASSLAYDIAKKFGHDVSKLDPALVGFTVQKEQFWFKKLSGLSIMARVKVEDKIFNGSLLFAHKGCSGPLILNSSLYWKKGKISFDFLPKQNYKELLKSNALISSKLPLPKRFVQEFLESIKVKDKSCNTLTKEELEALSIIHNYELSPAGNFGYTKAEVTKGGINTDEIDVNSMESLKQKNLYFLGECLDVTGELGGYNFQFAFSSAITCARNI
- a CDS encoding TIGR00282 family metallophosphoesterase is translated as MRIAFIGDIVGRPGRKIIKDNLQTIRKKFEIDYVIANAENASHGFGLTIKNCDELLKCGIDIITGGNHSFDKKKEMIALLETKPVLRPDNYPLGLVGSGVKVVEINGEKLAVINLMGQFSMPTVENPFNWAKKLIQSLHEENVKNIFIDFHGEATSEKRVIFMMLKGQVSAICGTHTHVSTDDLQIENSTAYLTDIGLTGCRDNVIGMDSKVPILKATTGLGGHFQIPSSCKSILQMMVIDIDDGKAINAFKIKKLCNKQELIITDAITE